Part of the Bryobacteraceae bacterium genome is shown below.
CTCCTCACCCCGTTCCTCCTCCAGATGGCCACTTACTCCTCCATCGACGCCACGGACCGCACCACCGGCTCCTCCACCGTTGACGTCAAAGGCCGCATCCGCTTCGCCCAGGGCCCCGCTGTGACTATCGATAACACCTACGCCTCTGAAACCAACGTCCCCCTCCTCGCCTCCCTTGCCGCCACCATCCCGCTCAGCTACGCCATGCAGTCCGGCTTCCCCGAGTTCAAACCCACCGCCGTCGATCTCGAAATCGATGTTCGCGACGACCGCAACCTCCTCCGCGTCGAACAGCTCTGGACCTCCCGCAATCGCGTCCGTCCCGGCGAAAGCTTCGACGCCCATCTCCTCCTCTCCGGCCCCGGCGGCAAGGAAATCCGCCGCCGCGTCCAATACCAGGTCCCCATCGGCGCGCCCGCCGGACAGCTCCAGATCACCGCCGCCGACGCCATGACCACCAACATCGCCGAGTTCGCCTCCATCCTCACCCAGCCTCCCTCCACCGCCGCCCGCGTCACTGAAATCCTGAACGGCCTCCGCGGCAACTCTACCGCCACGCTCCGCATCGCCCGCGTCGACCCGGCCTTCACCGTCCAGGGCCGCCACCTCCCCGATCCTCCGCCGTCGCTTGCTCTCCTCCTTCGCAACGATCCCGGCGCCGCCGCCCCCGCCGCCGTCTCCAAGCTCGCCAGTTACGACTTCCCCATCGACGGCTGGGTCGTCACCGGCGCTCGCACCACTTACGTCCAGATACAGGAACAATGAGACTCCGCTCCTACTCTGCCGCCGCCTTCTCCCTGGCCGCTCTCCACGCCGCCTCGCCCACCGCCTGGGAAACCACCACGTACCAGGACTTCGTGAAAGGTAAGTTCGAAAACATCGCGCTCTCCAAGGACGGCCGCCTCAGCCTTTCTCCGCGCCTCGAAGCAGTATTTGCCTCCGAAGAGCCCGCCGTCTGGAGCATTTCCCGCGCCGCCGACGGCGCTGTCTACCTCGGCACCGGCCACCGCGGCAAGCTCTACAAGATCGGGCGCGACGGCAAGAGCGAAGTCATCTTCTCCGCCCCCGAGGCCGAAATCTTCGCCCTCGCCCTCGATGCCGCCGGCCGCGTCTACGCTGGTACATCTCCAGGCGGCAAGATCTACCGCATCGAAAACGGCAAATCGTCGGAATACTACGCCACCGGAGCCACCTACATCTGGTCGCTCGCCTTCGGCAAGGATGGCGCTCTCTACGCTGGCGCCGGCAACGAAGGAAAGATCTACCGCGTCACCGCCCAAGGCCAGGGCGAAACTTACTACGAGACCGGACAGGGCCACGTCACCAGCCTCGCCGTCGACCCCGAAGGCCGCCTCCTCGCCGGCACCGAACCCAACGGCATCCTCTACCGCGTCACCGCCAAGGACAAGGCCTTCGTCATCTACGACGCTTCGCTCCCCGAGATCCGCTCCATCGTCGCCGAACCCGACGGGACCATCTACCTCGCCGCCATGGGAGGCTCCGTCGCCAGGCAAACCACGCAGCCCGCCGGCTCCAAGCCCGTGGTCACCTCGAACATCTCAGTCTCCGCCACCTCAACAAGCATCACCGTTACCGACGAAGCCGCCCAGCAAGGCGAAATCAAGCCCAAGCCCGCTGAGACCGCCGCCCAGCCCGCCGCGGCCGCCACCACCCTCGCCACCAGCATCATCGACTACCCCGGCGTCGAAAAGTCCGCGATCTACAAAATCCGCCCGGACCTCACGGTCGAAACCCTCTGGTCCTCAACCGAAGAAAACGCCTACGACCTCGTCCGCACCGCCCAAGGCCTGCTCTTCGGCGCCGACAATCAGGGTCGCGTCTACCGCCTCGACGACAAGCGCAGAAATGCCCTCCTCGTCGAAACCCGCGACGGCGAAGTCCTCCGCCTCCTCCCCACCAACGGTGACGTATGGGTGGTTACCGGCGACCCCGGAAAGTTATACCGCCTTCCCGGCGCGCACGCTGAAAAGGGCGAGTTCGAATCCAACGTCCACGACGCCGGCGGCGCCGCACGCTGGGGTAAGTTGACCTGGAGCGCCGCTTCCTGCCAGGGCTGCCGGGTCGCGATGCGTGTCCGTACCGGGAACTCCGCGCGCCCCGACAAGACCTGGAGCGACTGGTCCGCTCCGCTGACTGACTCCGCCGGCAGCGCCATCCCCGCGCCCAACGCCCGCTACGTGCAGTGGAAGATCGAACTCGCCGGCTCCGCCGCGTCCTCGCCCACCGTCGATTGGGTCCGCCTCCCCTACCTTCCCCAGAACGCCACGCCGGTCCTCAAGAGCCTCACGGTCAGCGCGCAGACCGCCTCTGCCGGCGCGACCAAGACCGCAGCCGCCAGCACCGCGGCCAGTTATAGCATCACCGTCACCGATACTGGCGACGCCGGCGCATCTTCGGCGTCCGGGACCGCCACCCAGCCCCTCACTCGTGCTTCCCGCGAGCAACTCCTCTTAAGCTGGCTCGGTGAAGATACCGACGGAGACCGGCTCACTTACTCGATCCACTTCCGCCCCGAAAGCGAACCCGAGTGGACCCTCGCCAAAGCCGATCTCGGCGAAACCCTCTTCCTCGTGGACGCCGAAGCCCTCGCCGATGGCCGCTACTTTTTCCGCGTCACCGCCTCCGACGCCCCCGTGAACCCGCCCGGCGACGGCCGGGAAGCCGAAATCGTCAGCGCGCCCATTCTCATCGATCGCACTCCACCCAGCGTCACCCTCGGGGCGCCCACCCGCCAGGGCGCCGACACCACCATCGCTGTCGATGTCGTGGACGCCGCTTCCCCGCTGAAGGCGTGCGAATACTCCATCGATGCCGGCGAATGGAGAACGCTCGCTTCCGCCGACGGCGTCCTCGACTCCCCCCGCGAATCCTTCGCCATCCGCCTCACCGGCCTCACCCCCGGCCCCCACCTCCTCGTCGTCCGCGCTCGCGACTCCGCCGAAAACGCCGGCTTGGCGCGCGTCACGCTCCGGTGAGATCATCGGTGGTGACAAGCCATGAATCGCAGAGACTTCGTCCGTCACTCCGCCGCGGCCGCCGCCCTCGCTGCCCCTTCCTTCGCGCAATCGCCTGCGGAAGGCTGGTACTCCCGCCCCATGCGCTGGGCCCAGCTCACGCTCGTCGAAGACGACCCCGGTAACTACGACCCCCAATTCTGGCTCGATTACTTCCGCCGCACGCACTCCGACGCCGCCTGCCTCTCCGCCGGCGGCTGCGTCGCGTACTACCCCACCAAAGTCCCCCTCCACTACCGTAGCAAGTTCCTCGGCGACCGCGACTCCTTCGGCGAACTCGTCGAAGGCTGCCGAAAACTCAACATGGTGGTGATTGCCCGCACCGATCCCCACGCCGCCCACCAGGACGTCTACGACGCTCACCCCGACTGGATCGCTGTCGACGCCCGAGGCAACAAGCGTAGGCATTGGGCCGACTCCGAACTGTGGGTCACCTGCGCCCTCGGTCCCTATAACTTCGACTTCATGACCGAAGTCACCCGCGAAGTCGTCCGCGAATACAAAGTCGATGGCATCTTCAGCAACCGATGGTCGGGTTCCGGCATGTGCTACTGCGAACACTGCCAGCGCAATTTCAAGGCGTTCTCCGGACTCGACCTCCCCCGCACTCAGGATCCTCGCGCCCCTGCCCGTCGCAAGTACACCGTCTGGCATCAACAGCGCCTGTTCGAGCTCTGGCGCCTGTGGGACGGCGAGATCAAAAAGATCCGCCCCGAAGCCGCCTACATCGCCAACGCCGGCGGCGGCGCCCTCAGCGAGCTCGACATGAAGACCATCGGCGAACTCGCCCCCACGCTCTTCGCGGACCGTCAGGCGCGCCGCGGTCTCATGCCCCCGTGGATGAACGGCAAGAACGGCAAGGAGTACGGCGCAACGCTTCGCGGCAAAGCTATTGCCGGCATCTTCAGCGTGGGCGTCGAGGAACCGTACCGTTGGAAGGATTCTGTCCAGCACCCCGACGAAATCCGCCTCTGGGTCGCCGACGGCGCCGCCCACAACCTCCGCCCCTGGTTTACTAAGTTCAACGGCAAGGTCATCGACAAACGCTGGCTCGCCCCGGTCGAAGAGATCTACAACTGGCACTACCGCAACGAACGCTATCTGCGCAACACCAAATCCCTGGCCCGCGTCGCCATGGTCTACTCCCAGCGAACCGCGTCCTTCTACGGTGGACCCCGCGCCCGCGCCACGGTCGAAGATCACGCACTCGGCTACTACCAGGCCCTCATCGAAGCCCGAATCCCCTTCGACATGGTGCACGACGGCCTCCTCGACGCCGAGAGCCTTCGCCCTTATCGCACCCTCATCCTCCCCAACATCGCCGCGCTCTCGAACCAACAGTGCGACCAACTCGCCGCCTTCGTCCGCTCCGGCGGCCGCCTGGTCGCCACTCACGAAACCTCCCTCTACGACGAATGGGGCGACCCGCGCAAGGACTTCGGCCTCGCCGCCCTCTTCGGCGCCACTTACACCGGCCGCATCGAACGCGACATCCACAACTCCTATCTCAACGTCGATAAGAGCCCCGCCACCGGTAACTTCCACCCCATCGTCCGTGGCCTCGAAGACGCCACTCGTATCATCAACGGAACCCAGTGGGTCCACACCAAGCCCGCCCTCTCCGGCTTCTCGCCGCTAACCCTCGTGCCCTCCTACCCGGACCTCCCGATGGAGCAGGTCTACGCGCGAGTCCCGCGAACCACCATCCCCGGCGTCTACACCAACGAACCGGGCGCCGGCCGCGTCGTCTACTTCCCGTTCGACCTTGACCGCACGTTCTGGGAAGTCCTCTCGCCCGACCACGGCGCGCTCCTCCGCAACGCCGTCCAATGGGCGCACGACGAGCCGCAGCCCCTGCAAGTCGACGGGCAAGGCATGCTCGACGTTTCCCTCTGGAGCCAGAAGGACTCCGTCACCGCCCACCTCGTCAACCTCACCAACCCGATGATGATGAAGGGCCCCGTGCGTGAAATCATTTCTTCGCCTCCGCTAAAGGTTCGTCTTCAACTACCCGATAGCCACCGCCCGAAAGCCGTAAAGTTACTTGTGGGCGGAACCCGGCCGACTTACACCGGCGCCGGTTCCACGCTCCATATCGACGTACCGCCCATCGGAGTCCACGAAGTCATCGCGGTCGACTTCGCCTGATTCCCGCCCTTCCAAAACCGTTCACATTCCTTTTAGTTTTTCCCGACGACTCCCCTCGTCCCCCGCCTGTAGCATTGACTCATGATGCAACCTCTACCGCGATTGGAACGCGCCGGACTCCGTCCATACCACGGTGGCGCCCGCCGTCAACGCGAAGTTGCGCTTGCCGTAGCCGCGGCGGAGCGCGGCCTGCTTCCCTCCCGGGCGGGCCGCGCTCCGGGGAATTCTTGACAAACCTTTTACGATTTCCCGACGATTTCTGTCCCCCTTCGCCACTAGCATGGAGTCATGATGCAGCGCAAACATGCCGTCGTCCTCGGGCTCGCTTTCATCGCTACCGCCCAGTTCATGCCCGACGGCGCCACCAATCCGCCCGTCCGGCCGGAGCGAACCATCCACGCCGCGGCGCACGTGCCCCAGCGGATTTCCGCGCTCATCGACAGGGCATGCGCCAACTGCCACTCCAACGAAACCGTGTGGCCATGGTACGGCAAGTGGCCCCAATCCGCTGGGCCCTCGCCGCCGATGTCCTCGCCGCGCGCCGCGTGATGAACTTCTCAGACTGGCGTTCCACAGCCGGACGCACGCCCCGCACTGCCGCGGGCGCCCTCAGGGCCGCCTGCGCCGGCGTCACCTCCGGACGCATGCCCCCGGCCAAGTATCTCCTCCTCCATCCCGAAGCGAAACTCACGCCCGCCGAGACCGCGGCGTTCTGCGAGTGGACCGGCCAGGAGTCCACCCGCATTCTCCAAGAGTCCCATCGCTTCCGCACTCAACTGAGGCAGCCGTCCGCGCTCATGCAGTAGATCCGGGTCGGGCGTTCCGTACGGCCGCAACTCACTCTTTCCACCGGCGTAATACACTGTCAGGAAGGAGGAGAGCCAAGAATGTTAGCTGGAGTGTCTCTCCCGGTCCTCGAAATCGGACCGGTACGGATCGCGCCCTTCGCCACGATGTTGGCCGGAGGCATCCTGTGCGGCCACTACGCCACCCGCTGGCGTGCCCGCAACACCGGACTCGACGCCGCCCTCGCCAACATGTTGTTCGCCTGGATGGTCTGGTTCGCTTTTGCCGGATCCCTCGCGTGGCGCG
Proteins encoded:
- a CDS encoding beta-galactosidase trimerization domain-containing protein; translated protein: MNRRDFVRHSAAAAALAAPSFAQSPAEGWYSRPMRWAQLTLVEDDPGNYDPQFWLDYFRRTHSDAACLSAGGCVAYYPTKVPLHYRSKFLGDRDSFGELVEGCRKLNMVVIARTDPHAAHQDVYDAHPDWIAVDARGNKRRHWADSELWVTCALGPYNFDFMTEVTREVVREYKVDGIFSNRWSGSGMCYCEHCQRNFKAFSGLDLPRTQDPRAPARRKYTVWHQQRLFELWRLWDGEIKKIRPEAAYIANAGGGALSELDMKTIGELAPTLFADRQARRGLMPPWMNGKNGKEYGATLRGKAIAGIFSVGVEEPYRWKDSVQHPDEIRLWVADGAAHNLRPWFTKFNGKVIDKRWLAPVEEIYNWHYRNERYLRNTKSLARVAMVYSQRTASFYGGPRARATVEDHALGYYQALIEARIPFDMVHDGLLDAESLRPYRTLILPNIAALSNQQCDQLAAFVRSGGRLVATHETSLYDEWGDPRKDFGLAALFGATYTGRIERDIHNSYLNVDKSPATGNFHPIVRGLEDATRIINGTQWVHTKPALSGFSPLTLVPSYPDLPMEQVYARVPRTTIPGVYTNEPGAGRVVYFPFDLDRTFWEVLSPDHGALLRNAVQWAHDEPQPLQVDGQGMLDVSLWSQKDSVTAHLVNLTNPMMMKGPVREIISSPPLKVRLQLPDSHRPKAVKLLVGGTRPTYTGAGSTLHIDVPPIGVHEVIAVDFA